Proteins found in one Phocaeicola salanitronis DSM 18170 genomic segment:
- a CDS encoding plasmid mobilization protein, whose translation MDANRNKVLRVRLSADEYNKLIRLAGKYKCVSEYVRARIFGHGVELVDPKEFIRAMDDICLEMKRIGININQLAKYVNLHKGINNDVVIKDIETRLSEYIKMEEKLNETWRKLMRIK comes from the coding sequence ATGGATGCAAATAGAAATAAAGTATTGAGGGTTAGATTAAGTGCTGACGAGTATAATAAGTTAATTCGTTTAGCTGGGAAATATAAGTGCGTATCTGAATATGTTCGTGCAAGAATTTTTGGTCATGGTGTAGAACTTGTAGATCCAAAAGAGTTTATTCGTGCGATGGATGATATTTGTCTTGAAATGAAAAGGATAGGAATAAATATTAACCAGTTAGCCAAGTATGTCAATTTACATAAAGGAATAAATAATGATGTTGTTATTAAAGATATTGAAACTCGACTAAGCGAGTATATTAAAATGGAAGAAAAACTTAATGAAACATGGCGTAAACTCATGCGAATCAAATAA